ATCCGAGGGAAGCAGCCACCAGGTGCCAGAAGTTAGCCTTTCCTTATCTTCTAGCACTTTCTCTCACTTTCACCTCTTTGCCTTTGCTTCATCCTACCCTGAATTCACATACCACCTCATCTCAGTTCTTTGCTGTCTGAGAAGCACAGAGTCAAACAAAACGTGGTCTCATGATTGGTTTCATGTCACTCTTGGTCTATATCCCAACCTTATCCcaaattacataaaaatgaagaaattatttcatctttctctttattctcaaAATACAATAGTATAAAAATCTAAAAGGAATAGGCTGTTCCATGTGTGGTCTCCAGTGCTCTGAGGAGGCAGAACTGAGCCCCGAGGAATGTGAGAGGACCATCTTAAGCCAGGAACAGTTACTGTGCTGAGTTCGAGGCCCCAAACCAAATCCTTGGGTATGTGCTAGGGCTTGGGCTCGAGTTCTCGAAGAGGAATAGGGGTGGAAATCATTCTGAGATGACAAACTGACCAGAAGAGGGCACAGCACCAGTAAGGTCTGGTGGGAGAAGCAGGGAAGGTGACCCTCCTTTCTGCCACCACCTAAGGCAGAGGCACGTGACTCCAGCAAGGGCTAAAGTAGGCAGCAGCTCCTTGGACCCCATAACGGAGAGGCCAACCCACTCCGGGGCTGGTTAATTGGTGTGCTTGGACAGTGGAATGCTAGCCATAAGAATGGAGACAAACTGTTCCAATTTCTGCGCAGCTTGCTTCCCGGCCTCTAGTACTTCTTCGTGATTGGCCTTCCCCTGGCTTTCATAATCCAAGATGGCCTTGTTTGTGATGAGTGAGAAGCCAAAGACTCGAAGTCCACAGTGTCTTGCGACTATAACTTCTGGTACTGTGCTCATGCCTGATGTAGACAAAGAGGGAAACCAACAGTCAGAATCCCCAAATGGCCCCTAGCCTTACCTCCATTCATCACCTCGTTGACAGTTGACACTAAGAAAACATCCAAAGAAGCAGCTAAATTAGTGTCAAGCTTAGGTTGTTCTGTATTACCTAAAAGAGTTGGGCTTCAGGGGGCTCTACACATTTCTTATAAATATCACCATTGCAATACTTTATTTCTATCTCtgcttgtgatcattttaaaGTCAGTTCTAATATCGCAATTTTGTCTTCCAGCCAGAGGTATAGAAGGTGCCTATGATATTTGTTGAAATAATCAAAAACAGTTATCACATAATAGATAGTTATCACATTAGCATTACACTGGTTAAAGTCCTTGGTGCTGGGTGGTGGGTTGAGGCTACAGTGCAAACCTCCCAATCAACCTTTAAAGTCAGTTAATTCAATCTTCCCTTAAAGCAGACCCCTCCTTCAGTGTATCATCTAAATCTACAATCTTTTACTCTTTTCCAACTTATTTTACCAGGATCCTCTCTTCAAGCCTCCAAGtcaagggagttccctggcaatccagtggttaagactctgcacttccaatgcagggactgcagactcagtccctgattggggaactaagatcccacatgccatgcagagcagccaaaaacaaaaaaagacaaaacaaaaaagtaccCCCAAATTACGAAGCCACCAGCCAAGTTCCCCTCCTCACCAACAGCATCCGCCCCTAGCTTCTGCAGCAGGCGACACTCGGCCACAGTCTCAAAGCTGGGGCCCGCCACCATCACGTAGGTGCCTTCCTGTAACTCTCTCTGCTCCCCCATTTGTTTCCAGGTACTGTGAGCTTTCCGCCTCATATCCCGGTCGTAGGCGTCAGACATGGCAGGGAAACGAACTCCAAACCTAGAGCACAGGTTGGGTTATCTCAGATTAATGGAATACAGCGAGCTCTCCCAAGCTGACCCATCTAAacagaaagaagcaagagagatACCGTTCATCATTGGGCCCTCTGAGAGGGTTCTCGCCGCTGAGACCAGGGAGGTTGATGTGATCGCGGATCAGCATGATGTCGCCAACCTCAAATCTGGGGTTGAGCCCTCCAGCTGCATTGGTGACCACCAGGGTCTCCACACCCAGAAGCCGGAAAACTCTCACTGGGAATGTCACCTTAGAAGCGAAAGACAAAAGATCAGAGAGTTTTCTTTAACATTTGACCAATACACCCATGCAGATAAACATGACATAcattatgaaagagaaaagaggggaCCAAAAATCTACCTTGCCTAAGCAGCTAGGTAGTAAAATAGGATAGAGAGCTCTATCTCCCTTCTTCCAGACACAACCAGGCTTATACCCCTGTTTTACCTTCCAGAGCGGGTAGCCTTCATACATGTGGAACCTGCCCTGCATCATCACACAGGCTCTGCCATTCAAGATCCCAAACACCAGTCGACCAGCATGACCTGGCACTGTatacagaaaagagaaggaaatgcatgGAATGATGCTTTCATACAACACATATCCACTGAGCACCTACACTGGCCCAACTGTGTTCAACATATGATGGTAAAACTAACCAATAAAAAACATCATCCTCTCCACTCAGAAAGTTTAAGTCTGGTGGGGGTGTGTTCAGTTgccttagtcatgtccagctctttgtgactccatggactgtagcccaccaggctcctctgtccatggggctctccaggcaagaataatactggagtaggttgtcattcccttctccaggggatcttcccaacttagggacttaaccagggtctcctgtactataggtggattctttactactgaaccactggggaagccgcTGGTTGGGGAGACAGAAATTAATCATAAACTTAGATACAAGTACACTCTGTGATTAGAGCGATGGGGGTAAAGATGTTCAATGTGAATATACACcagttactttttaaagaaactttaaaagaatgagaaagtcATAAtgcaagagaataaaagaaataagtgGGTAATATAATAGTGGGTAAAAATAGAGTAAGTGGGTAATAATGAATGCAGTGAGTGTTGTAATCATAGACCTCTTTCCAAAATTTTCAAAACTCTCaaaatgcatattcttttttttttttttttcaaaatgcatatTCTTATGACCATAACTAAGCTATATGATTCCTCACTCTTGAAAGGAAACTCATGGTATAGTCTAGCTTCTTAAAAAGGCTATGAACAAGGAAAGGGGCCAACATTAGACCCATACAAGTCTTTTTTATGACTCCCAAAATAGTCCTGTGGGAATACATGCCCTGTATGCCCACATAGGGGCATGGAACGGCAAAGATAACTCCTCACACAGACATAGTAACAATTATTACACATAGGGGAGTGGAACGGCAAAGATAACTCCTCACACAGACATAGTAACAATTATTACTATTTCTCTCATCTAACATTTCTCCTTTAAGGGACATGGCCAACCTATCCCTTAGGGAATGAATGGTCTGAGAGAAGAACCAAAACAAAGAGGGAGAGTTCAGGGGATACTCAGAGACTGAGGAGCATATAAAAAAGTTACCTGTAATAGAACAGAGGTGATACAGTTAGGAAAGCCCAAATAGAGTataaaaaataagttgaaaaaaaaaatataagttgACAAAGTTTAAAAAGCTTAATCCACTTTTCACTGAGTGCCGTGCCCTTGTCATTGGGGGTAGAGTGGCAGATGGAGCCAAAGTCATTTCCATCTCCCTTAGAAAACTTTGCACTCCCTTCTCtctattatttccttctccaaccccaTTGCCACTCCCCGTTCTGGTCTCCTAGTCTTGTTCCAAAGGGAATGAAAAATATCTGTTAAGTCTTAACTCTccagggaaaagaggaaggaaagtacaatctgaaaaattaataataaaccaACAGAAGTTGGtcctgaaaaattaataaataaaccaaataaaCTACCCTTGTCCTTGGCCAAGTAAACTTGGCCGTTTCTCACCTGACCCTCTTCTAAGCCTCACCCTTGGCATGAGGAACCTCctcaatcagggatggaacccagcccCTGCAGTGAAGtgtggagtgttagccactggacctccagggaagtctggccTTGGAGCTTCTGGCTGCTACTGAGATGCTAGATATACTCTCCTCAAATACCTCAGAGCTCCACTATGCAGAGGGGGCCCTTCCACATCCCCACTGACAAAGGTCAATGTGAACCAAGTCTTGTGTATTCATATATTACCTGGGTATTTGTCTGCAAGAACATGGCAGTCGGTGTGTTCATTTGTTGGCATGTACCAGTACGTGCCTTATGCTAGGCTTATTCTACAGCCTTATTCTAGGCTGTAGCTAGAGCTGGGGAGATTGAGATCAGCAGGAACACACAGgacagggtgagggtgggggtgtggggtgggggttggggggctgaCTTTGTCCCGGGAGGTTACAGGCACATCTTTTTCCACTTAGGATACAGACTGAAAGAAATGAGCGAGGTGTATGAGGATATGAGGATGTGGTGACCACGGTGTGTGGGGGGAAAGGATGTCTAAGGGAAGTGTTGTAAAGCTTTAAGGAGCTGAGTCATTAAGGCAAAGAAATGTCATCATACAGTAACAGTGACACACACACGCCCTGTCTGTTAAAATGTTGCTACTGGAGGAATTTCTTTCTAAAGTCATTCTGATTCTTGATGGGTTTTTTCCCTCTCTCACAACAGTTGTTGCTAGTCAAATGCTATAGAGGAAACCCAGGACCATGGGTAGAAGCCCTCCCATCACAATTTCATCAGTACCCCTCAGTcccatccctccttccctttgcCAGTACCTGTACTTTCGGGAAAGTTTGGTATTTCACTGTAGTCAAAGGTCTGGGCTTGAGTTAATCTTTTAATCAGACCTCCTAACCCAGAACCACAGATCACTGCCACTTGAGGTCGGTGTTCGGTGCGAGACAAGAGCCATTTTGCAGTGTCTTGATAATCTTCATATGTaaatctagggggaaaaaatggaaaaccaagGTGAGATTCACTCCCAGTCCAAGGGTATCATAAAATAATAACCTTCAGTGAGGAAAGGCTGGCAGGGGTACCAAGGTGACAGGGGATACAGAAGTTGGCCAAGGAGCTAGACCAGGCTATTATACAAAGAAGCAAATCCAGACCACAATTCTGGTTGTCAAGAGCTGGGGGACAGCTGACTATAAGTTTCTCAGCAGCAGCTTGTGAACACTACAGACTCTGGAGCCCAACTCTACAGACAGATCATTCTGAGGAGAGGCCCCAGAATCTCTGTTTCTTACAAAAGTGCCTCAGGTAATTATCATCCGAAAACCAGGTTTCATAATTCTGGCCTAGAGGGAAGCAGAACTCTATCTGGATTATAGTcccaattttatctttttaagcaAGTAACTTGTGCTTCAAATTCTTTCCTCTAGGGTAAATAAAGCAAGGAAATGTGATTGGCCTCACCTATTGTATTAGGCTCTgtttgaaaatgaattaaaaacttgCCTACAAGCTCCAAAGACCTTTGAGTCCATAAAATCATGGTACAGGTCCACAGAACttgaaccccccctccccccttttaaacaactcttcctcctgcctgtatttttcctccctgccttctcccatctttccttttcttcatcaaGATCCAAGGTCCTTTGCCTTTcagagacctaaatagacataaCCAGACATCCCCAAGAATCAACTGGGAatttttctcacaattctagTCCAGTTCTCTCATACCTATCTGGAAAAAACAAGGAGAAGGGATGTGGGGAGACTGAGGTGTGACAGAGCTGAACACAACTAACCAACCAAACCTCCAgaggaaaccttttttttttttttctcaaaagtacTGCCTTGGAAACCAGATGACAAACACTGGGCTACCCTCAGGCAAGTACCTGGACAAAGGACAGGGTGGCGGCAATAGAAATGGGGTCTAAGGATGATGGAGATGAGAGAAGCAGTGAGAtggtaaaaattaaatatcatcCCAAAAGGTGCAAAGTAAAGTAAATAACAGTGAAGCCCTGGCCCATCAAGCTCATCAGAGCCACAGCTTACAGGACTTCCTCCTTAGCTTCAATATCCCAAGAATGCCCCGAATCCCTGGGCACCCTAAAGCCACTGTGATCCCTAATGCTGGGTAGGGATTTCAAGgaccaaagcagaaataaaggtttttaaaagaaagggcGCGAGGgagtgcggggtggggggggtaggggggggggcgggggggggtaggggtgggggaggggtggcagggaATGGGAAGGATCTGTTGCTGTTTCATGAGtaagaatttccttttcttggagaAGCCATCCGCAACTTAATTGGACCTCCAACTTGGAGGGAAGAGGTGTTCCCGAGGGACGAGGAGTACACTCTCTCCTCTGAAGGACGAACTCTAGATACCGGCACCAAAAGTACCTCGCGGCTTTCCCCACACTCTCGAATCGGAATCTGTGACGACCACATGGGTTGAGAAGACCTCTTCCCCCGAAGTGTGGGTGGAGGAGCACGCTCTCTATACTCACATCTCAGTAAGTGCGTGAGCcagcgcacgcacacacacaccggCTCTTTTGGGGAGCAGTCCACGGTTTACTAACATGTTCCCTTCCTGTTCTGGTGGCGCCACGCTGCTCGATTCCCGCGCGCGCCCCTGCCAGGGCCGGCCCCACCACCTCTCGGCTGCCTTGCCCCTGATACCGGGCTCCCAGCCAGGCCTCTGCATCTCTGGGGCACTCGTTCCCTCTCTTGGCCCTCTCGAGACTCAGGGTGCTGTGTTTTCAGGGCTCGAAGATAGCCATTTCCTCTCCCCAGGGGCTTCCTGGGTTCCCTGGGCCTGGTCCCAGCCTTACCCATTCTCCATGGTCCCGCAGACGCCCTCTCGATGAGTTTGCCCTTCTCCGTTCATATCTGCTCCGCGGAGCTGAGCTGGCTTCGGTCACCGAGTGTTACCCACACAGTTAGCGCACTGTTTGCACCGCGCTGGCTCATTATATCCCCAGCGCCGGAGCCCCCAGCCAATGGCAAGCGAGTACGCAGCCGGCTTCGTCCCCATGGTGACCCGCCCAACTCAATAGCCCCGAGCAAGGCTGTAAATCTAATCTGAGTTCTTTCCAGCCGCAGTATCTTTCTCTAGCAGTACTTTACCTTAGgcggaagggggaggggagacggggcggagggaggtgggagcatcCCGGTTGTGCCTCTGCACCCAGTCCTTACAGCAAGTCGGGAGTTGACAGCACGGAAGCCTGTGCGGGAAGAGGGCTGGAAGTCCGGGAGCAGAGCCTCTAACCATCTGTCCGCAACCCCATTCCTGACGGTGTCTACAGcaaatcataagagatttgaaaagaggaaaatttaaaCCTTAGATCCTGAAAACTCAGAATAAAATTAAGTAGCCTCTGTCTGAATTCCTtcctgaacaaaggaaaaagggtTGATtctacttccctggtgactcagatggtaaagaatccgcctgcagtgcgagaGAGCTGGGTGcactccctgggtgggaagagtccctggagaagggaacagctacccactccagcattctggtctggagaattccgtggactctatagtccctgcactggagaagggaatggcaaaccacttcagtattcttggcttgagaaccccgtgaacatgtgacactgaaagatgaactccccagctaggtaggtgcccaatatacagGGGACCTACCCTATATAtagtctttgccaccccatggactgtagcccaccaggttcctccgtccatgggactctccaggcaagaatactggagtgggttgccatttccttctccagggaatcttcctgacccagggatcaaacccaggtctcccgcattgcagcaggcgctttaacctctgagccaccaggaaagcccatatatagtccatgaggtcacaaagaatagaaCAAGACAGCAAATTTCACTAGCGATTAGACTGATGTGGAGGTTATAGGATTTGGAAAAAACATATAGCCCTACCATAGAGACTATAGGCTGCCTCAGGCCAAATTAcaaggagggagcacagccccacccatcagcagaaaattggattcaaAATTTATTGAACAAGGCCTTGCCCTTCAGAGCAAgactcagttttccccacagccagtccctcccatcaggaagcttgcacaagcctttCATCCTCATCcctcagaaggcagacagaataaaaaccacagtcacagaaaactaaccaaaatgatcacatggatcacagccttctgTAACTCATTGAAACTATAAGCCAGGCagtgtaggaccacccaagacagatgagtcatggtggaacgttctgacaaaatgtggtccattggagaaggcaatggcaaaccacttcagcattcttgccttgagaaccccatgaatagtatgaaaagacaaaaagataagacactgaaagatgaagccCCCCAGATTGGTAGATGTACAATACGCTGCTGGAGAAGAGACGAGAAATAGctccagacagaatgaaaaggatgagccaaagcagaaatgatgcccagttgtggatgtgtctggtggtgaaaataaaattcaatgctgtcaagaacaatattgcataggaacctggactgttaggtccatgaatcaaggtaaattggaagtggtcaaataggagatggcaagaatgaacattaatcttttaggaatcagtgaactaaaa
This sequence is a window from Odocoileus virginianus isolate 20LAN1187 ecotype Illinois chromosome 6, Ovbor_1.2, whole genome shotgun sequence. Protein-coding genes within it:
- the PNP gene encoding purine nucleoside phosphorylase isoform X1, with the protein product MNGEGQTHREGVCGTMENGFTYEDYQDTAKWLLSRTEHRPQVAVICGSGLGGLIKRLTQAQTFDYSEIPNFPESTVPGHAGRLVFGILNGRACVMMQGRFHMYEGYPLWKVTFPVRVFRLLGVETLVVTNAAGGLNPRFEVGDIMLIRDHINLPGLSGENPLRGPNDERFGVRFPAMSDAYDRDMRRKAHSTWKQMGEQRELQEGTYVMVAGPSFETVAECRLLQKLGADAVGMSTVPEVIVARHCGLRVFGFSLITNKAILDYESQGKANHEEVLEAGKQAAQKLEQFVSILMASIPLSKHTN
- the PNP gene encoding purine nucleoside phosphorylase isoform X2: MPGRNGLKRFTYEDYQDTAKWLLSRTEHRPQVAVICGSGLGGLIKRLTQAQTFDYSEIPNFPESTVPGHAGRLVFGILNGRACVMMQGRFHMYEGYPLWKVTFPVRVFRLLGVETLVVTNAAGGLNPRFEVGDIMLIRDHINLPGLSGENPLRGPNDERFGVRFPAMSDAYDRDMRRKAHSTWKQMGEQRELQEGTYVMVAGPSFETVAECRLLQKLGADAVGMSTVPEVIVARHCGLRVFGFSLITNKAILDYESQGKANHEEVLEAGKQAAQKLEQFVSILMASIPLSKHTN